The Fibrobacter sp. DNA window CTTCACCTCGTAAGGAACCGGATCTGCCTCTGATCTACAGTGGTCTCAATGCAGCCGATACAATAGAGGAAGCAGGAAACGAGAACCACACAAATGGCACTCCCTTAACTGTACTAATCCCGAATCTGGACCGTCATTTTATTCATATCAAACAGTACCAGGATACAAACAGAACACCTCGTCCTGGCCATGCCTCATTTGCTTCCTTCATGAAATACGGTCCTGATGATGATGCTATCGGGGCAGGAATTTTCAGTGGACGATACACATCTGCGATTGTGGCTGCCGGTTATATCGCAAAGAAGATACTGCGTTTATCAGGAATTAATGTGTTCTCTTATGTTAAAGAAATGGGAGGCGTAAGCTGCCCTGAGATGAACCATGATCTCATCAGAGAAAAGGCAGAGAGCTACAAAGAGATGCGCAGGGATTTTGATCCTTTTTATCAGGAGATATATGTAAAGAACCGCATCACCATGTCTATGCGTTTTCTGGAAAAGGTGCGGATTTTCTCGGAGATAGAGAAGGAAATCGATGCAATACGTGATAAGGCTCCTATTCCTGACAAAAAGGAGATCAGTGAAAAATACGACGTTCATCCTGTCTTGAACTGTCCTGACCTGGAAGTTGCCCAGGCAATGGTTGATGCAGTGAACCGGATTTCTGCCACTGGGGATTCTGCTGGCGGAGTAATAGAGGTGATCGCCACAGGAGTTCCTGCAGGGATGGGAGAACCGGTGTTTGAAAAGCTTGATGCTGAATTAGGGAGAATGCTGGGCATAGCAGCAGTCAAGGGAGTAGAGATTGGTGCCGGCTTTGCCGTCAAAGACATGACCGGTTACCAATCAAATGACAGGATGCACTCAGAAAGTGGTAAAGTTGTGTTTGATTCCAACAATGCCGGCGGGATTACAGGTGGCCTGGCAACCGGGCAGGATATCGTTGCACGTCTTGCTATAAAGCCGACTCCTACTATCGACAAGAAACAGAATACAATTGACAAGTATACTTATGAAAATAAGGAGTTGGCGGCAATAACCCGTCGTGATCCCACAATTGTGGCCAGAATCTGGCCGGTTGCGGAGAACTACACTGCCATTGTTCTGCTCGACCAGTTGATTGCGCATCTTGGATACCAGGCTTTACGGAGAACGGTTCCGGACTCAGGCAGATAGTTTGTTAAAATTTGGGTTCAAAAAAGCGTGCAATTATAGTATTATTATCATTTAAGCGATTTATTTTGTCTATTGTCTATTAATATAGATATGAACGTATTAAGGAAATTTCCCCACTAAAAACGGAAATACAGGTAGCAGGAAGGGTAAATATGGGAAAAATCTGGACATTATTGCTGGTTTGCTCTCTTGGCATCTTATCATTTCAGCAAGGGGCTCTCGCACAGTATGATGATTTCGGGGGCGACTTGGATGATTGGAATGATGCCGATCTGGAAGCTTTAGAAAGCGAATTCGATCTGGAAGGGGAATCAACACCTCCCCCTGCTCCGGCAAAGAGTACTCCCGCTCCTGAAAAGCAACCCTCAGTGGAAAAAACCGAGGCACCAAAGCCTGCTGCTGTCACAACTCAGCCGCAGCCTGCCACACCCACACCGAGTTCATCTATAAGCACTACACCTGCTCCGGCGCCCGCACCAGCTCCGGTTTCTACACCTGCGCCCTCTCCGGCACCTTCTCTTTCCATTCCTACTGTTACATCAGGTACTGCTGTTCTGAGAGCCGGGCCTCCTCAGATCCTTATCACAAGACCTGTTTACGCCCCTTACTCAACCGAAGAAAAAACCATGTATATTGCCGCTGTATCTGAAGCTTATTTTCATTTGAAAATTGGTGCACTGCCGGGTATTCAGGTGATATCGCAGGAGAAGATAGCTAACAATGTTCAATACTTCAGAGATTTCTCCCGTCGTATTTCCAGAACTTCCTATATAGATGCAGCAAAGAAACTGGGCGCCACTTATCTGTTTTATCAGGAATATGAACCTCAGGGCAAAAAGGTTAAATTCAATCTGGAGCTTTATTCTATTGCCGAGAACAAAAGGCTAACCTCCAGTACCCAGGAATTTGCTATCCAGGAGATTGAAAACGGATTGTTTGATTGTGTAAACGAGATTGCGACCGCTCTGGTTGGTACTATTCCCTCAGACGTACAGACGATCCTGGCAACTGATGTACTTGGTAAAAATTCAAAGGCGATTGAAACATTTGGAAATCAAATCGTTTCTGTAGGTGATTTTTCCCAGAAAAGAGCGGAAAATGCGGTTAATGGCTTTGAAAAGCTGGTCAATCAGAATTCTCAGATGCATGCAGCAAGGTTTATTACAGCCGCTATCTGCTCCAGAGCAAAGCAGTATGATAAAGCTATTAGTCACCAGAAAAAGCTTATCTCCACTTTTGGCAGTTCATATCCGGCTC harbors:
- a CDS encoding chorismate synthase; this translates as MFGCHLGKLFQVTIAGGSYQEGLTSVIQGVPPGISLNEQEIYGDLLLRKPGADELSSPRKEPDLPLIYSGLNAADTIEEAGNENHTNGTPLTVLIPNLDRHFIHIKQYQDTNRTPRPGHASFASFMKYGPDDDAIGAGIFSGRYTSAIVAAGYIAKKILRLSGINVFSYVKEMGGVSCPEMNHDLIREKAESYKEMRRDFDPFYQEIYVKNRITMSMRFLEKVRIFSEIEKEIDAIRDKAPIPDKKEISEKYDVHPVLNCPDLEVAQAMVDAVNRISATGDSAGGVIEVIATGVPAGMGEPVFEKLDAELGRMLGIAAVKGVEIGAGFAVKDMTGYQSNDRMHSESGKVVFDSNNAGGITGGLATGQDIVARLAIKPTPTIDKKQNTIDKYTYENKELAAITRRDPTIVARIWPVAENYTAIVLLDQLIAHLGYQALRRTVPDSGR